Proteins found in one Planococcus citri chromosome 2, ihPlaCitr1.1, whole genome shotgun sequence genomic segment:
- the LOC135834729 gene encoding dynein intermediate chain 2, ciliary: MPTQTLLKKVSGKPVPVLKSRVSTRQFRLSKDGAEETSSSDLQQWLKRKQSVWQADTQNPFHDKDQSEEINQILVAENPQLPDNLVEFSFKDKNYVSVVHQDHNITLLEVEGTSLHIDSQEAKDQLEGIGSAEKNEEIPETIESIKEEEIESIKEVEEEEPVEDEIEDEEAKDVKEEKEDDLLQQESSGKAKKLMNQFNFCERATITYENAVKNTGTQTKPPTRAKFSDYATQWIIYDSYQEDYEMQEKEKDRGKKEKPQSASHRKLDFRRKSVTERSDFLGPNFVKKGLILERMINQNMFDDILQDFRYYEDPSDEFRNSEGTLLPLWKFQFNETKKLCVTDVKWNPKYFDLFAVSFGCFDFQKQSSKGCFCLWSLKNPSYPEYVVHTESGIMTLDFHPSRPYLVVVGLNDGIVAVYDSRLPTKTPIYQSTHVDNKHTGIVWQVVWGEDLAEGELMFYSVSSDGNVYSWILIQNQLSQTLVISLSIGLDTICCSDSHERKFKGSGTCIALHPTDRSIFLIGTEEGYIYKCSTAYLSMYLYAYEAHHMPVHRLDYNKYSPEIFASCSADWSIKIWEDSRKEPLFVFDTVSAIGDVKWSPYSSTVLAAVTLDCKAYVFDLNVDKYKAICVQTIASKKIHKLTRLSFNWKLPILIVGDDKGTSQVLKLSPNLRIRPKIPKKQQGIDPRELEVLKLEKLLSLIREPTELSKTNIVQSSDSSSL; encoded by the exons atgcctACTCAAACATTACTGAAAAAGGTTTCGGGAAAACCG GTTCCTGTACTAAAGTCGAGAGTTTCAACACGACAATTCAGATTATCCAAAGATGGAGCTGAAGAAACATCTTCTTCAGATTTACAACAATGGCTTAAAAGAAAACAATCCGTTTGGCAAGCTGATACTCAAAATCCATTCCACGATAAA gaTCAATCGgaagaaatcaatcaaattcTTGTGGCTGAAAATCCTCAATTACCGGATAATTTGGTAGAATTCAGTTTCAAAGATAAAAACTACGTTTCTGTAGTTCATCAAGATCACAATATCACATTATTGGAAGTAGAAGGAACTAGTTTACATATTGATTCTCAAGAAGCTAAAGATCAACTCGAAGGAATTGGTTCAG ctgaaaaaaatgaagaaattccaGAAACAATTGAATCaattaaagaagaagaaatcgaaTCTATCAAAGAAGTTGAAGAAGAAGAACCTGTGGAAGATGAAATCGAAGATGAAGAAGCTAAAGATGTTAAAGAAGAAAAGGAAGATGATTTATTACAGCAGGAATCATCGGGGAaagcgaaaaaattaatgaatcagTTTAATTTTTGTGAACGAGCTACGATTACTTATGAAAATGCTGTTAag AATACTGGAACTCAAACCAAACCTCCAACGAGAGCTAAATTCTCTGATTATGCCACTCAGTGGATTATTTACGATTCGTATCAAGAAGATTATGAAATGCAAGAAAAGGAAAAAGATcgtggaaaaaaagaaaaacctcaGTCAGCTTCTCATCGTAAATTAGATTTTAGAAGGAAATCTGTTACAGAAAGAAGCGATTTTCTTGGAcctaattttgtgaaaaaaggaTTGATTTTGGAACGAATGATCAATCAGAACatgtttgatgatattttacaaG aTTTTCGGTACTACGAAGACCCGTCAGATGAATTTCGCAACAGTGAAGGAACTTTACTAcctttatggaagtttcaattcaacgaaaccaaaaaattatgcGTAACCGATGTGAAATGGAATCCAAAATATTTCGACTTATTCGCTGTATCATTCGGTTGCT tcgattttcaaaaacagtcTTCCAAAGGATGCTTTTGCTTATggtctttgaaaaatccatcatATCCCGAATACGTTGTACATACTGAAAGTGGAATTATGACTTTGGATTTCCATCCATCTAGACCATATCTAGTAGTAGTTGGTTTGAATGATGGTATAGTTGCCGTATACGATTCCAGATTGCCAACTAAGACTCCGATATATCAAAGCACTCATGTCGATAATAAACATACTGGTATAGTTTGGCAG gtagTTTGGGGAGAAGATTTAGCTGAGGGTGAATTAATGTTTTATTCGGTTTCATCTGATGGAAATGTGTACAGTTGGATTCttatacaaaatcaactttcaCAGACGTTAGTAATCAGCTTATCCATTGGACTTGATACCATTTGTTGCAGCGATAGTCATGAGAGAAAATTCAAAG gttCTGGAACATGTATTGCTCTACATCCTACAGACAGGTCGATATTTTTAATTGGAACTGAGGAGGGTTACATATACAAATGCAGCACAGCTTACCTTTCAATGTATTTATACGCGTATGAAGCTCATCATATGCCAGTACATCGCTTAGACTATAATAAATATTCTCCCGAAATATTCGCTTCTTGCAGCGCCGATTGGAGTATAAAAATATGGGAAGATAGTCGAAA aGAGCCATTATTTGTTTTCGATACTGTCAGCGCAATTGGTGATGTAAAATGGTCTCCATATTCGAGTACTGTGCTCGCTGCTGTCACATTGGACTGCAAAGCTTATGTGTTTGATTTAAATGTAGACAAATACAAAGCTATTTGCGTTCAGACAATTGcttctaaaaaaatacataaattaacCAGACTGTCGTTTAATTggaaattacctattttaatcgTAGGCGATGACAA AGGAACTTCGCAAGTATTAAAGTTATCACCTAATTTGAGAATAAGACCCAAGATACCTAAAAAACAACAAGGAATCGATCCCCGAGAATTGGAAgtattaaaacttgaaaagttatTATCGTTGATTCGAGAACCGACAGAATTGTCTAAAACTAACATTGTTCAAAGTTCGGATTCCTCTTCACTTTAA